gcatgcctttttgttgttttctttttcctCCCCAACTTTGATTTGCCCCCATCTTTTCGATAAGAGCCGTGGCTCCATCGATGGTGAGGGAAAGAAATGCGCCTCCAGCAGCGGCATCTACGTGCCCCTTCGACATGGGCATCAGCCCCTCATAGAAGTTCTAGAGCACGAGCCAGTTCTCTATCCCATAGTGTGGGTAGGCTTGGATGTAATCCTGCAGCCTCTCCCATGCTTCGGGGATAGATTCCGTGGAATTCTGCTAGAAACTTGAAATTTTCCCTTTTAGGGCATTGGTTTTGACCATGGGGAAAAACTTCATGACGAACGTTGCAGAACATTTGTCCCACGTgtggtttgcctgcaccatcgtgATTAGGCCAGTCCAGAGCTCAAAGTTTTCGGTGTCCGTGTTGACAATAGGCCCAATGGGCACGTTGGCAACAGTGGGGGTGTAGTCGTGGAGTGACTTGGCCATAGCGATAGTAGCAGATGGTGTAGGGTCGACTGATTCAACTGCCGACGGAGTAGCAGAAGAAGCGGTACAAGACCgactcttccttaggagtgcctctagaTTATCGGTGTAGTTTTCTGGCAGAATGAAaccggtcatacactatcctattttcatccacaacaaggagaaaacaagcagagttagcctgcataaactatggcCACCATTCATGCATGtgatcatgatcatgtcctactagatctCCTTTAACCTATGCCTTCCCCAgcacggtgccagaaatgcttattggcatttcttagcatcactaccaagtttggagatagaatccatccccGGCAATGGCCCTagaaatgcctattggtatttcttagcaccgtCACTAAGATTTAGTAAACCTTAGCGAcgccgccaagaaacaccaactacaatagttcttaatgattataGAAACaatatctgcaagcgcacagatctaTCGTTATAAcatttcacctgaaagtatttagggtatcggtatttatattttcctaaaggaaggcatggtgtaaagaatctagcatggatatgaacgagattacatacttgcatagtgaaccAAAGTTTATGATAGGAGTAAAAATGGTATATTTAGGATAGTGGGCACACATCTGAGCCAACCTTAAGGATAAAagagaaacaaagaataaaagaatgttcctaagtggAGTAGGATTGTTCTAATATAGGCCGTGCAAAGAATAGTTGATCATACAAATTATATGGTTAGACCTAGATCTAAGTGTAAGATAGGTCAGGAGACCACTGAGtattggtctgccagcaacctcatgtgacgatttagactcctacaccctacctGAACAtcggggattacaagggatagacagggctatcaccacctgccgcctacaccTCAACCAGAGTAGGAAATGTATTCACATGTCCCTATGTACCCCAGGCACCACGCCTGATTACATAGAAACTACCCACATCCCCCTAGGGctccgaccctatggatcgacaagcataggacatagACACACCCGAAGCTaggcacgatgaaccgccacctcaacttagttctaattctactcatataagttatatgaatgattaGGCATAATGTTTTACATGTTATGCTCATAACatagaaactatatgctagttcatatgtcatgattataatatgaaaactatactctagttcataagcacAACTATATTGATACTATGAGAGCATGACTATAGAAGAAttcttcatattattcataccaagattccTTTCTTCCAAGGAACCAAactctccttgatagctcttgCTAGCTCCAAAATACTACTAAAGTAAAAAGAGTACAAGAGTGGTGTGAGGTGTAGAGGCTCCAAATAAGGTGTGTGTTGAAGGGTGAACACTACCCCCTACTTATACTACTTGGTGGTCGGTTTGGGGAGATAAAATAGGAAACTATCTTGAACCGACCCCAGGTGCATTGATGGCACTGCCTGCGCAAGGTGGGGCCAGGAGGAGGGGGCGGTGCgcgtcgcacccaattttgcatagcaaaatcaaatactcatatatgtgcgcccaggatgtccaaacacacatgtaatctcaaattgtaataatatcaaagtaaagtactttattacatcgcatatctcatcacatTGTTATCACATAGTCTTGCTCATCAGCATCATTATTACATAAAGCAGAAAACTAAACCCATgttgccatagggactccaactggtggacTTCAACTAGTAATCCTGGACAtcttcaggaaactcctcatatgacatctattacccatccgggattttcattgaatgtaaaacaagtgtaagcgcaccatgcttagcaactataacaaagggatctatgaggctcaaaggcttgaaatggtttgactGCAGtaagcaattttagttggtcaagttttattaCACcggaatcactactttagtgaatgaACCAACCCAAGTTATAATAATAATTAATCAAGATTAAGTCATTCCCAAACCaaccatagtaaccactaatcatgaaggatccaggccgctcgtgtccgtgagcccAGCTGTTATAACAAGTTAAAATAATTTTGTAgaatttgtacaactttacccccGAGCCATGATttccaatgccggggtttgcaaggcccacaGCACCTCCGCCAacgaagtgtggcagggtttcactacttAACCTTTCACTAGACAACCTAACAAGTTAGTAGCCGCTAAGGTTTTAGATTGACCAAGCAGATATAGATGCTCTCCTCCGAGAGTGGCACACTAATGACGCGTAGCCTAGCACACACCACGGCAGGACAAGAGCCATACCCGACTTGGCACCCCCCTCTTATGCCTTtcagtaaccactaacaagctagagacGTACTAGTTATGTGATTAaggtcagagccatgtgacacttaGGGTTGTATGGAACCTCCTAGGTGGCCACTttaggataaagtccttatggagaggcattaaagcactcaaaacccagtactctagccccctaaatAGTTGCTAAAAAGTACAATTTTAgcatattgcatatatcattagtcatgTTAATTATTTATTTTGGGTTAAGCGCCACAGcaactatccaaaatgcatcccaaacaataggtaacaaggatatgtggtacaagagtAATCTagataaagtccttaaaggcgattcaaaattagacacatgcatatgtataaaTTATAGAGTTCATAGGTTCAAGGGGCCTttgttacacttgccttcctcaaagcaACCTTCCTGGTACTAGTCAGCAACCTGCTCCTCGGCAACCTCgaactgatcaccctctaaacgtgATCCAAATCACCAATCACGAGTCCATTCcaatcatcacatgcatacaaatacatttctattagaacagtacaccaagcaGTAAAAACAATGActaaaaagcttataaaactaatctacgtactgctatgagcacatgagcgaaagaatcactctaatcggatttaaaacatgaaagttatgcatAAAACAAATTTTAATGGCAGttttgtaaataaactaaactcaattttgaatttaaacGATTTAAATCTGAATTCCAACATACTCTGGACGACGCATCCTATTTTCCATAAATACAGGGGCTAAATCAGAAGAAAATAGGACTAAAAAGAAATGCTATTGAACTGGtattggactgcgggttgattttgGAAAAACCGAGGGGCTAAAGCGCAAAAGGCACGCAGCGGGTCGTGGTTGACCGCGTCATCGGCTGACTGGCGGCCACATGGCGGCCGCtggttggtgcggtgcaccacgcgcGCGTGGACGCGCTGACGTGGCACTGCGGACCGAGTCCACGGTCCACGTGGTGGACCGATCCGCCCGTGGAAGATCTGACGGCACAGGATGAAAGGGGATTTTTTCACCACCAGTGCACAGTGCCAACGGCGGTGGCGCCCTTGTCGTCGGggagccgagcacggcggcggatGCCGGGATGACGTTTCTGAGCATGCCGTTCGAAACGGAGAAcacaatgatgatgaatggaACATCGCGAACTCGATAAGGCACAGAAACGAAGATGGGGAGCACGTCGAGGTGACAGCCCCGCggaggcgccatggccggcgtgatcTGGAACTTGCTAATACGGCGTTCTAGTGCATAAAACGAGAAGGTAAAGGCATGGGATCGATGAGGGGTATACCGTGGTTCCATCGAAGGCGTTCACGGCATCCGGGAAGGCTCCAAGAGGTCTGGCGATGGGCGACGGCGGACTGGAAGAAGAGAAGGGCGTCGATGAGCACGATTGCGGGCAAAACCTTGATGAAAACGAGAAAGGAGAGCACCTATGGTCGCGTAGTTACCTAGCGAAGCTCCTGGGCACGATCATGATAACGACCGAACACCGGAACAGAGAGACTGTGAGTGCGTGCATGCAATGGTGACCAAAGAGCAGGAAGAGGGTCTCGGCTAGGGGATTTATAGgtggacgggggggggggggggggggggggggtagaagGGGAAACGGGCGCTGCATTGCTTCCCGTCATCACTACAGCCTTGAAGACGCCCGCTTGATGGCCTCCATCAATCGGATTTTCAAAGCGAATGAAGATGGCGATAAAGGCCAGCTCTGGATTCCCGATGCGAGGAAGGAGAAAGGTGAGGCGCCGACAGGCGGGCCCCAGCTGCTAGAgatagaagagagggagagggcgcgGGCAAACGCGGCTGATGGGCGGGCCCCGCCGCGAGTGAGAGAGAAGAGAGTGTGGGCGCGGGTGGACGCAGGCCGCTGAGCACGCCAGCGCTGCTGGGCCAAGGCGGAGCCGATCTGGGCCTGCGCAAGCGCAAAGGGAAGGAAAGGGGGAAACGGGCCGGATGGCCGCCAACAGCCAAAGGCCGGATTTAGCTGtggtagaaaaagaaaaggaggcttGGGCTTGCTCTGTTGCTGGGCCAAAAAGGAGAAAGGAAGAAAGTTTTTTAAACATAAATCTTTTCCTATTTTTCAGAGCTTTGAAACTTGGTCAAATTCAAATGAGATTTGAATTCAACCTCAAAcaacctagccctacactcaaccaaaaacaagATGCTTCAGCATAAATGCAACAAACatatttctaaaccttatagttaattttaattaaCCAAAAATTATTATTTGTCCTAGGTTAAAATGCACAAAAATTAACTAAATGCCCAAATTTAATTACTAGATTGTAAATAAATTTTTAGGGTCTTACAGTGCACCCGCACCCCTGGTGCGGCCGCACCAGGGCCGGCCCACCTTGGCGCCGCCTTCGCGTTGTGGGCTACTGGCAGGGCTTGGATCATTCCCACGTCGGTGCTCGACCTAGAATTGGTAGTTGAGTGGGCTCTTCTCTTGTTCCTTTGGTGTAGGTGTATTACGCTTTCTGGATTGCACATTTTGATCATATTGCGGTAGGATATggtcgttaaggaccgccaacaaccaCATTTGAACAAAAGAGTATTAAAGTTAAATACTTTGTACCATGCTACAATCCATTGTTCGTGATTGAGTTTGCAAAGGATAAGAACATGCCATTTTCAATTTAGAGAAGTACATAAATGAGTTGTTTTTGGATGTGCAAAACAGACAGGAACACCTTTGTCTTTCCGAAGAATGGTGTAATATTAAATCGATTGAAATGATCACACGTATAGAGGGAAGGTGAACATGCAGTTCTTTTGTTGATACCTTATCTTTGTCTTCTGCAAACAGCATTCTCCAATCACCCATATATGATAGACTACAAATTTGAGCGTATAGGTCGTACTGCACAAAGAGGGATAAAAAGAAGGAAGATCCGAAATTCAGAATCAACTACCAGAACAAAGAAAATAATTTCATGGCAGGAAACATCAAGTTAGCAATAACCTCGGTGAACTCTTGTGGCAAAAGGAGTAGAGAAGCTGAAGTTGCCATTTCTAGGTTAATTGAGTTGACCTTCCTTATATCCCAGTTGTCAGCAAGAACATGAACCTACCAAAATACAGAGAGCAAATCAACTAAGATAATGTCAAGCTCGCAATGCAAGATATCCATATACACACATAAAAGGTAAAGGCACTATAATTGTGCAGTGAGCTGACCCAAAATACTAGACAGCCAATGAATATAACCTCAACCAGCGAAACAAATAAAATATAGTATTTACACGAATATGGTCTATATCAGGCAAAATGTGTATCACCACCACAAAAGATAATTGGAGCCACGGTCTAAAAATCAGACAAGAACATATTAAGCACGCAATCCCAATCTAGCAAAATCAGCATTATGTGATTGTACATTTTGAAGAACAGGGCATTTCACATTCATACCGGTTTCTGCAGCCGGCCACTGAGGTAGTACCTGTCCCAGGTCAACACATCCATCGCCAGGTCCCTCATCCTCACCACCCCATACTTGATCCtttgcaccaccaaaagacaaATTTCTTCAGCAAGTGCTCAATTCACGCACAGACAGTGGAACACAATGCCAAGGCGCAGCCGTTCATGATACCTTGTCTCTCCACTCCACAAACGGGTTGAAGTACACCCCGACCCCAACACGAGGAAGTGTTGCCACGGAGGCGATTGCTGCCGAGGAAGTGGAGGTGGGGGACATAGAGCACCTTGATCTTGCTGACGCTGTCCCTGATCCTGCCATCCCGGGTACTGCTGGAGTTGTTGAGGAaagtggcgaagctagagcaaattAGAGGGGGTGTATTTAGCTTGTGGATGCATAGACATCTTTCATGTGATGCATGTACGGTGAAATTTCAGACATAATCATTGTTTTTACAATTTTTTTTGGGGGGTGCATTTGCACCCCCTAATCTACATGTAGCTTCGCCCCTGGTTGAGGAGGATACCTCGCCTGATTCTGCTGAATGGGTCTCCGTGGTCGCGATGGAGGTGGGCGCCGTGGCTCCGGTTGCCACACCCAACGGCCGCCTTTCGCCATGGATCGCTTAAGCACCTCTGCGTAGGTCTTCCTTGCTTCCCCTTGACTCCAGATCTCCCCGAAATTGATTCTCACCGGTTGCTTATCGATACGGTCAGATCTCCGCACCGGGCGGGAAGCAATCAGCTGGTGCAAAACACTTCCGCTCAACAAGCTCTTTCCTGATAAAAAAGTTGGCTAAATTTTAAGGTGTATTTGGCGGAGGACAGAACCCTAGGTTCGCCCGGCGGCGGGGGGAGTCGATGGCCCCATAGCTGGCCAAAAAACTCGATGACGATTTCATTCTCCTCAACTGCAGGATCGCCTGGTCGAGCGGACGATCTCGCCCCTCTCTCGCTGGCTGGTGGTGGGCGCGCCCCTTTTTCCTCTGACGGGTGGACCTGACCTTAGGATGGGGCCGTGTAGTCAGCCAGGGAGGGTGCGGCCTGGGGGTGGGTAGAGGTCATGGACCTGTCAGCGACGTGGAGACGACGTGGGAGCCATTCTTCAATTTCTAATTTCTCTCGATGTGGAGACGACGTGGGAGCCATTCTTCGATTTCTAATTTCTTTCTCAAGGACATGGAGTTTCTTCCCCAACGCAACTATTTCTTCAGCAGATTCCAAATCTTCCATCCCAGAACCCAAACCCCCCACAATCCGCGCCGCgatgctccgccgccgccgtgctccgCTCCTCCTGGCTGCTGCCGCGGCGGGCGCCGCGCTGGTAGCCGCCTCTCCCTCCGGCGAAAACGGGCGAAGCGTCGCCTCCGCGCTCCACCACGGCGTCGCCCGCTCCTCCCGCGCCGTCTACACGGTTCACCCTCCCCTATCTGTTGCTATTGCTACTGCTCCTGTGTTTCGGATGGTGCTTTTGCTCAATTTTATAGCCGTTGGCTGTCACAGATTGGTTTTGTGGTGGCGGATTACAAGTATTCACTGAGGGGTCTGGATGCTAGATCGGCGGACTACCGTGTTAAGCTCTCCGAGGTATGGGTTCTGCCCAGGATGTGATGCTGTGCCGTGCCAATTATATGTATGGGTGTTTGTAGGCTGGTTGAAGGCATTTGTTTTGCCACCATGTTATGAACTTATGTTTGTTGTATTGTATCATTGATAAGCTGTTTTAAAAACGATAGCTAGGTAGGTTTAGAAACAATGAGCGTGTTCGGCTGGTCACCATGGCTCCCCTTGTTCAAGTTGTCTGGTAGTGATGCATAATTATTGGAAACCGAGTTTGTTTTGAGATGATGTGAAATTCATGTTTATACAACAAGATCACCATGTGACCATGTATTCTTTCTGCGTTGTCTAATGTGTCTGTGCTGAAACACGAGAGGAATCAATTATTTCTGGTGTACTAACTATTTGGATCACAAGTTCAAAATTGTTGCTTAGGAGGAAACATCATAGAATGCTTGATTGGCCTTGATGTCAGAAGCCTCCTGGACCCAATTTTAGTTATTTCTATGCTCTGTATTGAATATATACAATTAGTATTTCATTTTAGAATGTGACAGTTGATATACCTAGAGCTTTACTCCTTTCTATGACTGAACTCATTATTCCCTAAACCAACTTGTGCAACTGAATAGACTGTATTCTGCAGGTCCTCCACTCATTTGATTGGCATGCCATAGTGTTCTTCTCTTTTAGAATGGCTGTACCCTGTGATATTACATCTAATGTTTCTCGTGCATTTAGGAGTAGACATAGTCCACAGATTATTTTAGATCAGATAAAGGCTTAAATGATACTCCTTTTTTTGGCTTGAGTATAGGTTCATCTGCGTTCAGCAAAAAAGCTACTTAAACTATGTGAAGCGAATGGAGGGTTTTATGTAAAAGCTGGTCAATATGTTTCATCACTAAGACAAGTGCCAAAGGAGTACTCATCAACTCTCTCCTGCCTGCAAGATCAGGTTCACTATTAGTGTCTACCCGAATGATATTGTATAACCATATGACATTACTTGTTATTtactatattttttttctaaaagctCAGGCAACTCCATCCAAGTTTCAAGATATCAAAGCAGTAATAGAACGGAATTTTGGCAAGGAATTGTATGACATGTAAGTATGTGAATGTTTATCCTTTTTAGATTGGCTATTTATTACTGGTACCTGTGGTTGGAATGGAATTTTTGTAGTTTGGCTATTGTGTCTTCACATACTGGTAGTTCTGTAATCCACCTCATACCTTTCATTCAGCTGCTTGTGTTGAATGTTCTTGCCAGCTTGTTCCTTGCGTGCTACCGCAATTCCCTACTAGCATACTTAATAAATCATTTGGCTATTTTTTACATTAATTCGAAATTATGGGGTAGTAAAATGAACTTTATCCCCATGTCCATGCCATTGACATCATTTGAAGTCTTAAACTTGTGAATGTACAAATTGTTGCACTTCATCTCATACTTTTGTTTGTTTTTCTGTGGATTATGTGCTATATAATTCTTTCTATAGTACCTTATAGTGTGAAaatatcataaatgttaatatgTATCAGATTCCTGGAATTTGACGAACAACCAATTGCTGCTGCATCAATTGCTCAGGTTCATCGAGGTCGTTTGCATAACAATCAAGATGTAGCTGTCAAGGTGAGGTTCTTGTTCAACTGCCTCAATTCCTGTTCCATTTTCGCTAAGATATATTGTTGTTTCAAGGAAGATATCATCATGATGTTGCTAACAGTCTTAAAGAGCCGACAAGAAATTTTCATTACAATGTTACATGGCATATCCAGTTATCCAAGAATTCATTGTTCTTGTTTATACCACGACACCAGTTTTTTTTCTGCGCGGATAAAATGTGACTTACCATTTTTAGAATACAATATGGCTGCTGTTTTAGTATACAATTCACCCTTTTAGAAGAGTAGGTATTTATGGAATAGCTTTTCACTTCAAGAGTGACGTATAATATTATCTTATTTCATACTTAAGTAAAACCAACAATCTAATGGTGCACATTATACCAGTTTGGACTCATTGCATTTCATAAAGACCAGAAGTAAATTTAGAAGTTGGGTCACTTTTAAATAGGTGTTAATTGTCACCTTCAGGCATAATTTAAGTGGAGCATTGGCATAAAAAGCtatatggaatatacccaaagacttaaccttagataggagtgcttggaagacagctattcacgtgcctgaaccttgattgcttctgctgggtttcaactctagcctaccccaacttgtttgggacttaaaggctttgttgttgttgttgttgttgttgttgttggaggGAACTGTCATGGTCGGGCGCACATATGTGAGACGGCGTCGTGCCCGTGACGTGCGCCGCGCCCTGGAACGAGCAACAGCCACGCGGGAGGAGGAGGCGCAAGGCTCAGGCTCCGTTAGTGGCTAGGAAAGAAAGTACAAGAGCTTTCTGTTATTAGTTCCTTAAATTATGGAGTTTGTTACTTCCTTTAGTTTGGGCCCTTGGCCATATAAGTTGTAATCGCACTTTGGAGAAATTAAGAAGGAATTAGTTACctatcttctctcttcctctcaaTCTCTCAAGCCGCCGGCCAGGGGGTATAACCCAGCCAGCGAGGACACGGCGTGGGGGTATAACCCTGCCGGCTACCACGGACCGGAGCTACGAGTTGCGTAGTCGAGGTCCGGCGACCTTGAGCGCGGAGGCCCTTGACAACTTGGTATCGGTATCCAGGTCTCGTCGTTCCTCTCCCACGCGATCCGATCAACCCACCACACCAGCCGCCGCCCAAAACCCTaacccacctcctcctccacccaccATGGCCGAGCCCACCATGGCCGAGCTCATGGACATGATCAAGGCGATGAACTCCGAGATGAAGTCCGAGATGAAGACACTGAAGGATGAGATGGCGGCCCTGAAGGACAAGCCGTCGCCCTCGGGTGGCGGAGGGGACGACCACCGCACCTACGCGCCGCGTGACGAGGAGTTCCACCCACGTCCCAAGAAGTGGGATTTCCCCCGCTACGATGGAACCACCGATCCGCTTCTCTTCCTCAACAAGTGTGACGCCTACTTCCGCCAACATCGCACGATGGCTGAGGAGCGCGTCTTGATCGCGTCCTATCACCTGGACGAAGCTGCGCAACAATGGTTCATGCAGCTCCAAGATGAGGAAGCCACACCTTCGTGGGGGCACTTCAAAGATCGGCTGAACCTCCGCTTCGGGCCACCCCTCCGATCCGCACCGATGTTTGAGCTCTCGGAGTGCCGCCGCACGGGCACCGTGGAGGAGTACTCCACGCGCTTCCAAGCCCTCCTCTCCCGTGCCGGGCGTCTGGAAGAAACCCAGCGGGTTCAGCTCTACACAGGTGGACTGCTGCCGCCGCTGAGCCACGCCGTTCGTCTGCATCACCCAGAGACCCTCACCGCCGCGATGAGCCTCGCCCGACAGGTCGAGTTGATGGAGTTAGATCGGCTCCACCAGGCGCCGACCCGAGCCGCGCCGCGCGCGTTCCTGCCTGCACCAGCGCCCCGCCCAGCGGCCCAGGCGCCCCTGGCTCTGCCCGCCCCGCAGCAGCAAATCGCGGCGCTTCCGGCCCCGCAGCCACTCGCGGTGCTGCCGGCTCCTCAGCCCAG
This sequence is a window from Miscanthus floridulus cultivar M001 chromosome 10, ASM1932011v1, whole genome shotgun sequence. Protein-coding genes within it:
- the LOC136486912 gene encoding uncharacterized protein produces the protein MRDLAMDVLTWDRYYLSGRLQKPVHVLADNWDIRKVNSINLEMATSASLLLLPQEFTEYDLYAQICSLSYMGDWRMLFAEDKDKRVISSRLPRSRLLTSTRKVALRKMSYEEFPEDVQDY